The region CTGTCAAATTCAACTTTGGCAACCTTCTCCACCTCCTCTTTCAGTTCTTTCATAATGCCTGCGGCCAGGTACGCCAAATCAACATTTTCGGGTTGCCTGGGCCTGGCGAGCTGTATGTGGAACTCTTTTTTTATACTGCCGGGGTTTGCCGCCATGACAATAACCCTGTCTGCTAACAGAACAGCCTCCTCAACATTATGGGTGACAAAAATCACCGTCTTTTTTGTTTCCCACCAGATTTGCTGCAGTTCGAGCTGGAGAATATTCTTGGTCTGGCTGTCCAGCGCGGCAAAGGGCTCATCCATCAACAGCACTTCAGAATCCAGCGTCAGCGCCCGCGCGAGGGCAACCCGCTGCTTCATTCCGCCCGACAACTCGTGTACAAAAGAATTCTGGAATCTGGTAAGGTGTACCATCTTCAGATACTTGAGTGCTCGTTCCCGTCGCTCGGCTTTGGAAATGCCGGCCATTTTCATGCCGAATTCCACATTGTCAATTACCCTTAACCACGGAAACAGGGCTGGCTCCTGAAACATGACAACCCGATCAGGACCTGCTTCTTTCACTTCATTGCCATTCAATATAACTCTGCCGGTGGTTGCCGTTTCCAGTCCGGCAATAATATTCAGGAGGGTCGACTTTCCACACCCGGATGGCCCTAAAATGCAGATAAATTCACTCTTTTTAAACTCGATATTGATTTTATCGAGAGTATGAATCCTGTTATGGCTAGTGAAAAAGCTTTTGCTTACATTCTCAACAACCAGACTCAACACCGGCACCTCTATTCTCGCTAGTTTTGTTTACAGATCTTTACTGGATTTCATTTAAACCTTTTTCTTTCAAGACTTTATTAAGTATTGTTAAATTAAACAAGTCTTTTAGCTCAGGTTTCGTCTTAATGAACCCGGCATCCAGCGCTAACTGGACAAACTCGGTTACTGAATCCTTTTCCGGATCATTTGTTACCGTCAGCCTGCCAAAGGAAGCATCCAATATGTCTTTAGCCAACGGCTTGTTGGTAAGCTCCTTGATTTGCGCGTTTACAAGTTCTTTGGCTTTTTCCGGATTTTTATTAATGTAATCCGTCAGCTCAACGTGGGCTCTAAGGAATTTTTCCACTATTTCCGGATGATCCTGAATGAATTTCGTTCTGGCAACAACTACTGCCGTGGTGTATTTGCCCTCTCGCCAAACCTGAGTGGCGTCCAATAATATATTGGCCTTCACTTCGCTTACCAGACGGGAACCCCATGGTTCTGGAACAAGCGCTGCATCAATTTCTCCTTTATCCAGTAACGTCTTGATATCAGGATTTTCTACCTGCCTTATTTCCACCGTACCGCCCTTGGTTATCTCTTTCAGTCCGTTCTGCTGCAGAATGTACCTCAAAGATAAATCCTGAGTATTGCCGAACTGGGGAACAGCAATCTTTTTACCACTGAGTTCCCCGGCATTTTTCAGAACTAAGTCCTTTCTGGTCACCAGGATTGCTCCCGCATCGGTTGCGCCGGCAATGATCTGGAGGTCACCCTTTGACTTTGTATAGCCGTTGATTGCCGGCCCCGGTCCTATGTAACCGATATCCACTTCGCCGGCAAATAAAGCTTCAATTTCAGCCGGACCTGCATTAAATACTTTCCACTCTATGACGTTTGTGTCCCCGAAAGCCTTCTGAAAGTGACCTTCCGCCCTGCCAACCAGAGCCTGCGAGTGTGTAATATTGGGAAAGAAAGCAATTCTTACTTTCGTATTGTTACTGCCTGT is a window of Sporomusaceae bacterium ACPt DNA encoding:
- the nrtD_3 gene encoding Nitrate import ATP-binding protein NrtD, which encodes MLSLVVENVSKSFFTSHNRIHTLDKINIEFKKSEFICILGPSGCGKSTLLNIIAGLETATTGRVILNGNEVKEAGPDRVVMFQEPALFPWLRVIDNVEFGMKMAGISKAERRERALKYLKMVHLTRFQNSFVHELSGGMKQRVALARALTLDSEVLLMDEPFAALDSQTKNILQLELQQIWWETKKTVIFVTHNVEEAVLLADRVIVMAANPGSIKKEFHIQLARPRQPENVDLAYLAAGIMKELKEEVEKVAKVEFDSEWSIKKDLLLSDSDSNMGIGL